From Tripterygium wilfordii isolate XIE 37 chromosome 16, ASM1340144v1, whole genome shotgun sequence, one genomic window encodes:
- the LOC119980734 gene encoding uncharacterized protein LOC119980734: MDWPNSSLLAPPVKAYVPPIPFSQRLKNTKKDFQFSKFLKQMPSYTKLMKEILSKKWKMKEYESVQLMEECSAIVQQKLPIKRTNPGSFTIPYTIGSTLIERALCDLGASINLMPLSIAKHIGLHEISPTIMSLVMTDRSIKYPRGVIEDVLVKVDKLVFPMDFVILDMEEDSTTLIILGDLS, translated from the exons ATGGATTGGCCTAATAGCTCATTGCTAGCACCTCCAGTCAAGGcatatgtgcctccaattccttttTCGCAGAggttgaaaaacaccaagaaggACTTTCAATTTTCCAAGTTCCTTAAG CAAATGCCTAGCTACACAAAATTGATGAAGgaaattctttctaagaagTGGAAAATGAAGGAGTATGAGAGCGTACAATTGATGGAGGAGTGTAGTGCAATAGTGCAACAAAAACTCCCAATCAAAAGAACaaatccgggaagtttcaccaTTCCTTACACTATTGGAAGCACGTTGATTGAAAGGGCGCTATGTGATTTGGGTGCGAGTATCAATTTAATGCCACTATCTATAGCCAAGCACATTGGCTTGCATGAAATTAGCCCTACTATAATGTCTCTTGTTATGACAGATCGCTCTATCAAGTATCCCCGTGGTGttattgaggatgttcttgtcaaggTGGACAAATTGGTTTTTCCTATGGACTTTGTtattcttgatatggaggaggACTCTACTACTCTAATTATTTTGGGCGACCTTTCTTGA